One Candidatus Bathyarchaeia archaeon genomic region harbors:
- a CDS encoding type II toxin-antitoxin system HicB family antitoxin, translating to MVEVKNLKLTVVLRKEEEGGYSAQCLELPGAISQGETRKETLTNIREAIEGYLEAFPEELEHLKRKRELVQITV from the coding sequence ATGGTCGAAGTCAAGAATCTGAAACTCACAGTTGTCTTAAGGAAAGAAGAAGAGGGAGGTTACTCAGCCCAGTGCCTGGAGCTCCCAGGAGCCATCAGCCAGGGAGAAACAAGAAAAGAAACCCTCACCAACATCCGAGAAGCCATAGAAGGCTACTTGGAAGCATTCCCAGAAGAGCTGGAACATCTCAAGCGAAAGAGAGAGTTGGTGCAAATAACTGTCTGA
- a CDS encoding type II toxin-antitoxin system HicA family toxin, giving the protein MKALNKADFKVVHQRGSHIFLTDGKHKVTVPRHEAVKKGTLLSIMAQAGLTKEEFLKLLRKK; this is encoded by the coding sequence ATCAAGGCACTCAACAAAGCTGATTTCAAGGTCGTTCATCAAAGAGGCAGCCACATATTTCTGACGGATGGTAAGCACAAGGTCACAGTTCCACGACATGAAGCAGTAAAGAAAGGTACCCTTCTTTCGATAATGGCTCAAGCAGGACTAACAAAAGAAGAATTTCTGAAACTTTTGAGAAAAAAGTGA
- a CDS encoding DUF2283 domain-containing protein, with amino-acid sequence MEATVENIEKLDVTYDKERDILYISFGKPTEADESKLTQNDIVVRYKHGKVIGLTVISFSKRLPSEHQTAQ; translated from the coding sequence GTGGAGGCAACAGTAGAAAACATAGAAAAACTCGACGTAACATACGACAAAGAACGAGACATACTCTACATAAGCTTCGGCAAACCAACAGAAGCCGACGAATCCAAACTAACCCAAAACGACATAGTAGTAAGATACAAACACGGAAAAGTCATAGGCCTCACAGTCATAAGCTTCTCAAAAAGACTACCCTCAGAACACCAAACAGCGCAGTAA
- a CDS encoding M20/M25/M40 family metallo-hydrolase, giving the protein MNAVEILKQLIEFPTYQVTLDKVEKGMQDCAHFLSAQLEALGFQVTLDDLFNVTAERTFNGDKVFLLNTHFDTVPPSIEWGDALVPKRKGTRLIGLGASDAKGGIAATLAALSCLDSSRFAKLIVQFVNYEDNGIQLGGKRLLGMPYFLSNNRGFTADYGVNIEPTVRNDKWTVSLGCTGRVSFTVTTIGKEAHSSTPHQGKNAIYDMVNVIAALRQIPLGKFKMGDFVGEMPVNVALIEGGRAINIVPSECRITCERRILPNEDPQAIIQTIRSALENLQDVKVKCEFSSNVQLPYLVDKEEDVVKLAVKSCERVVGYQPQLRIGLGRTDSMYLYHMAGIKTVIMGPGHVGHVIGENISIDRLDEFAVMLGHLLKREA; this is encoded by the coding sequence ATGAACGCTGTTGAAATTTTGAAGCAACTGATCGAGTTTCCCACATATCAAGTCACGTTGGACAAAGTTGAAAAGGGCATGCAAGACTGCGCCCATTTCCTGTCTGCACAGCTTGAGGCGCTGGGCTTTCAGGTTACGCTTGACGATCTTTTCAACGTTACAGCTGAAAGAACGTTCAATGGAGATAAAGTCTTCCTCTTGAACACGCATTTTGACACTGTGCCGCCCTCGATTGAATGGGGTGACGCGTTGGTGCCCAAGCGGAAAGGCACTCGGCTGATTGGGCTTGGAGCCTCTGATGCGAAGGGAGGGATTGCTGCTACTTTGGCTGCGCTTTCGTGTTTGGACAGTTCGCGGTTTGCCAAGTTGATTGTTCAGTTCGTGAACTACGAGGATAATGGAATCCAACTAGGTGGAAAGAGACTGCTGGGTATGCCGTATTTTCTCTCTAATAATCGTGGGTTTACTGCTGACTATGGCGTAAACATTGAGCCCACAGTTCGGAACGACAAGTGGACAGTGAGCCTCGGATGCACTGGGCGAGTCTCTTTCACAGTTACGACGATTGGAAAAGAAGCGCATTCGTCGACGCCGCATCAAGGAAAGAACGCCATTTACGACATGGTCAATGTAATAGCGGCGTTGAGGCAGATTCCGTTGGGCAAATTTAAGATGGGTGATTTTGTGGGAGAAATGCCTGTTAACGTGGCTCTGATCGAAGGCGGCAGAGCCATAAACATTGTTCCAAGCGAGTGCAGGATAACTTGTGAGAGAAGGATTCTGCCAAATGAGGATCCTCAGGCGATAATTCAGACGATTCGGTCCGCGCTTGAGAACTTGCAGGATGTCAAAGTGAAATGTGAGTTCAGTTCAAATGTGCAGTTGCCTTACCTCGTTGATAAAGAGGAAGACGTGGTTAAGCTGGCTGTGAAGTCGTGTGAACGCGTTGTTGGGTATCAACCTCAACTGCGTATTGGTTTGGGAAGAACTGATTCCATGTACCTGTATCATATGGCTGGCATCAAGACTGTGATTATGGGTCCTGGGCATGTGGGTCACGTGATAGGTGAGAATATTAGCATAGACCGTTTGGATGAGTTCGCGGTTATGTTGGGGCATCTGCTTAAGCGTGAGGCGTAG
- a CDS encoding thiolase domain-containing protein: protein MSADKILQWDAEPVWNDFNMGSAISSASKFMGACTFMSGKPLVSIVTAGMSKFGRFDGVYGRELFVEAAKDAYEKCPNLDPKRDIKALIVGQMGESFEHQGHTGPTVADWIGLTPIPTMRTEAACSSSAVAIRAGVMAVMSGLYDVVMVGGVEKMTHRKTSDVTEYLAMACDFPFEQWQGATFPGLFAMVGQAHMHKYGTTEKQMALVAVKNHRHGAMNPKAHMQKEICLEDALSSRVVAWPLKLYDCSLITDGASCLVLTKPEIAKRFTDTPVHIIGSGHASDTIGLYERENLTNLDAGRLAGEEAYKMAGIKPEDIDVAEVHDCFTIAEIVAYEDLGFCPRGKGGCLVEDGQTGLDGKVAVNTSGGLKAKGHPVGATGTAQAYEIYLQLTEQAGKRQVKGAEIGLTHNIGGLGATGVVNVYKRG from the coding sequence TTGAGTGCAGATAAAATCTTGCAATGGGATGCCGAACCCGTCTGGAATGATTTTAATATGGGATCAGCCATATCATCTGCTTCCAAATTCATGGGAGCATGCACATTCATGTCTGGAAAACCTCTAGTCTCAATTGTTACAGCGGGCATGTCCAAGTTTGGGCGATTCGACGGCGTTTACGGCAGAGAACTCTTTGTTGAAGCGGCGAAGGACGCCTATGAAAAATGTCCAAATCTCGATCCAAAAAGAGACATCAAAGCGTTGATTGTGGGCCAAATGGGCGAATCTTTTGAGCATCAAGGGCACACGGGTCCAACTGTGGCAGACTGGATTGGGTTGACGCCGATCCCCACAATGAGAACTGAAGCTGCCTGCAGTTCATCTGCAGTTGCCATACGAGCAGGAGTCATGGCAGTCATGTCAGGCCTTTACGACGTGGTGATGGTAGGCGGCGTCGAAAAAATGACCCACAGGAAAACCTCAGATGTCACTGAGTATCTCGCCATGGCTTGCGACTTCCCATTTGAGCAGTGGCAAGGCGCAACTTTTCCAGGTTTATTCGCTATGGTTGGCCAAGCGCACATGCACAAGTATGGCACAACTGAAAAGCAGATGGCGTTAGTCGCCGTTAAGAATCATCGCCACGGCGCAATGAACCCAAAAGCACACATGCAAAAAGAAATCTGCCTGGAAGACGCATTGTCTTCAAGGGTTGTGGCTTGGCCTCTGAAACTGTACGACTGTTCACTCATAACCGACGGAGCCAGCTGCCTAGTCTTGACCAAGCCTGAAATAGCGAAGAGATTCACTGACACGCCAGTTCACATAATCGGCTCAGGACACGCCAGCGACACGATTGGCTTGTATGAACGCGAGAACCTAACAAACCTTGACGCCGGTCGACTAGCTGGAGAGGAAGCCTACAAAATGGCAGGCATCAAGCCCGAAGACATTGACGTAGCCGAAGTTCACGACTGCTTCACAATCGCTGAGATCGTCGCGTACGAAGACCTAGGCTTCTGCCCGCGCGGCAAAGGCGGATGCCTAGTCGAGGACGGACAAACAGGGTTAGATGGCAAGGTTGCAGTTAACACGAGCGGTGGACTAAAAGCTAAAGGGCATCCTGTGGGCGCAACGGGCACGGCGCAAGCCTACGAAATCTACCTACAATTAACCGAGCAAGCGGGGAAACGACAGGTGAAAGGAGCTGAAATCGGCTTAACCCACAACATCGGAGGCTTGGGCGCAACGGGAGTAGTTAACGTTTACAAGAGGGGATGA
- a CDS encoding Zn-ribbon domain-containing OB-fold protein, translating into MSEVRPFTIESFYKFVGEGKLMAAKCINCGAVTLPPRPACSKCLSQNLKWIPVDEECKLLTYTMIHVSPKEFESKVPYALGIVKFDDGSQLLGMIRDIEPNKIQIGMTLKVDFEKTSTSPSAPAQTQPQWPQWPRYFFKPA; encoded by the coding sequence ATGTCTGAAGTTCGACCTTTCACGATAGAGAGCTTCTACAAGTTTGTGGGCGAAGGCAAACTGATGGCAGCCAAATGCATCAATTGCGGAGCCGTGACTCTGCCGCCCCGACCCGCATGCTCAAAATGCTTGTCCCAAAATTTGAAATGGATTCCCGTGGACGAAGAGTGCAAACTGTTAACATACACCATGATTCACGTGTCGCCCAAAGAATTCGAATCAAAGGTTCCCTATGCCCTCGGCATCGTCAAGTTCGATGACGGAAGTCAGCTCCTAGGCATGATTCGAGACATCGAACCGAACAAGATTCAAATCGGCATGACACTCAAAGTGGACTTCGAAAAGACTTCGACATCGCCCTCAGCCCCTGCACAAACACAACCGCAATGGCCACAATGGCCAAGGTACTTTTTCAAACCAGCGTAA
- a CDS encoding HAD family hydrolase, with amino-acid sequence MNVKAVVFDLDGTIVSFNLDYKSARADVIQFFTSQGFPQSIFSMNESVFEMLKKAEIYLQNHRVGAKDLSKLKKDVWSIMEKYEMESAKSTQLLPGIIETLQALKKMRLKLGLFTVNSQRATEHILSTFRLKPFFRTVVTRDSVDFVKPNPIHLETVLKALKVKPEETIVIGDSVLDMKAAQGLDVFAVGTSTGFATPEQLTRAGANCLISSPLDIIPLVEKLDQTESATD; translated from the coding sequence GTGAACGTAAAAGCCGTGGTGTTTGACCTTGACGGCACAATCGTCAGCTTCAACTTAGACTACAAATCAGCACGCGCAGACGTAATACAATTCTTCACTAGCCAGGGATTTCCGCAGTCAATTTTCTCGATGAACGAAAGCGTGTTTGAAATGCTGAAGAAAGCCGAAATCTACTTGCAGAACCACCGTGTAGGCGCTAAGGACCTTTCGAAGCTTAAAAAAGACGTTTGGAGTATCATGGAAAAGTACGAGATGGAAAGCGCCAAATCCACACAGCTGTTGCCTGGGATAATTGAAACGCTTCAGGCTTTGAAAAAAATGAGGCTTAAGCTGGGGCTCTTCACTGTAAACAGCCAGAGAGCAACTGAACACATTTTGTCAACGTTTCGGTTGAAGCCTTTCTTCCGAACAGTTGTAACCCGAGATTCAGTGGACTTTGTGAAGCCTAACCCGATTCACTTAGAGACTGTCTTGAAAGCATTGAAAGTCAAGCCAGAAGAAACCATAGTTATAGGCGACAGTGTACTCGACATGAAGGCAGCACAAGGACTCGATGTTTTCGCCGTTGGTACGTCAACAGGCTTTGCTACGCCAGAGCAACTGACCCGGGCAGGAGCCAACTGCCTGATCTCATCGCCGCTAGATATCATCCCTCTTGTGGAAAAACTCGACCAAACTGAATCAGCAACAGACTGA
- a CDS encoding N-acyl homoserine lactonase family protein — protein sequence MKLYLLCDGFVTLDKSFLVYMKYMAQPYEAAIKSLLIMAESENILVDTGIGEPPEKYRKFYAVKREPEHNLKAQLAQQKMKPEDIGIVINTHLHFDHCGNNALFPNAKFIVQADEFRYAQQPERFQEAAYIKELFNIKAHYRLVQGGLNVTEDVFLLPTPGHSIGHQSVVVKSGERNYVFCGDAAPVKESLEKRNIPGVLYSSHEALMSIDRLKAISNSMYIYSHDNEQLML from the coding sequence TTGAAGCTGTACCTGCTCTGTGATGGATTCGTCACTTTAGACAAGAGTTTCCTAGTTTACATGAAGTACATGGCACAGCCTTACGAGGCAGCCATAAAATCCCTCCTTATTATGGCTGAAAGTGAAAACATACTAGTTGACACTGGAATAGGCGAGCCGCCAGAAAAGTACCGAAAATTCTATGCAGTAAAAAGGGAGCCTGAGCACAACCTGAAAGCCCAACTAGCCCAGCAAAAGATGAAACCTGAAGACATAGGCATTGTGATAAACACGCATCTTCATTTTGACCATTGCGGCAATAACGCCCTTTTTCCGAACGCCAAATTCATTGTTCAAGCCGACGAATTCAGGTATGCTCAACAGCCGGAGAGATTTCAAGAAGCAGCTTACATCAAAGAGCTTTTCAACATCAAAGCCCATTACAGACTCGTTCAAGGCGGGCTTAATGTCACAGAGGACGTCTTCTTGCTTCCAACTCCAGGTCATTCTATTGGACACCAGTCAGTTGTCGTCAAGTCGGGTGAAAGGAACTATGTTTTCTGCGGCGACGCCGCGCCCGTTAAAGAAAGTCTGGAGAAGAGGAACATACCCGGCGTGCTCTACTCTTCCCATGAAGCCCTCATGTCAATTGACCGCTTGAAGGCAATAAGCAATTCAATGTACATTTACTCTCACGACAACGAACAACTAATGCTTTAG
- a CDS encoding CBS domain-containing protein, with protein MEIEDIMINKVVTIDPNATIRDAAKLMNKHEIGCLIAIKKGKALGIMTERDLLKRIVEQGLNPQKTKVHQIMSKRLVVGAPHMEIADAVRLMLQKKIKKLPIVEEGTIIGLITLTDIARTARIEPQMVGVIKELQKSGWLPPKHMKKVLDFYVV; from the coding sequence ATGGAAATAGAAGACATAATGATAAACAAAGTGGTTACGATAGATCCAAACGCCACTATTAGAGATGCTGCCAAACTCATGAACAAGCATGAAATTGGGTGCCTTATAGCGATCAAGAAGGGAAAAGCCTTGGGCATAATGACTGAAAGAGACTTGCTGAAGAGAATTGTGGAACAAGGCTTGAACCCACAAAAAACTAAGGTTCACCAGATAATGTCCAAACGCCTAGTCGTAGGCGCACCGCATATGGAGATTGCAGACGCCGTTAGACTGATGCTGCAGAAGAAAATCAAGAAACTGCCCATCGTCGAAGAGGGCACGATAATCGGTTTGATAACACTGACTGACATCGCGCGGACAGCGCGCATTGAACCTCAAATGGTAGGCGTCATCAAAGAACTTCAAAAGTCAGGTTGGCTGCCACCCAAGCACATGAAAAAAGTATTAGACTTCTATGTAGTTTAA
- the rpiA gene encoding ribose-5-phosphate isomerase RpiA has protein sequence MKAKASSTGWVEDAKKRAAREAVKHVKNNQVIGLGSGSTAAYAIHEIGKLVRQRKWCILGVPTSHQAFSLAVDCGIQVTTLDEHPQLDLTIDGADQVDPDLNMIKGMGGALAREKIVALASKQKVIVIDETKLVKRLGVNHPVPVEVLPFAVATVMSKIREFRGKPVLRMGTGKVGPVVTDNGNFLLDVWMKKIEDPKELDTRLKCVSGVVETGLFIGLADVVYVGTRDTVKRLEKH, from the coding sequence TTGAAGGCGAAAGCTAGCAGCACAGGTTGGGTTGAAGATGCCAAGAAGCGCGCTGCCAGAGAAGCCGTTAAACACGTCAAGAATAATCAGGTCATTGGACTTGGCAGCGGAAGCACTGCAGCCTATGCTATACATGAAATAGGCAAGCTTGTTCGTCAAAGGAAATGGTGCATTCTCGGAGTGCCAACGTCGCATCAAGCATTCTCACTGGCTGTGGACTGCGGCATACAAGTAACAACTTTGGATGAGCATCCGCAACTTGATCTAACGATAGATGGAGCTGACCAAGTTGACCCAGACTTGAACATGATAAAAGGTATGGGCGGCGCTTTGGCGAGAGAGAAAATAGTCGCCTTGGCTTCCAAGCAGAAGGTGATAGTTATTGATGAAACCAAGCTTGTCAAGCGTCTTGGAGTTAATCATCCTGTGCCGGTTGAAGTCTTACCATTCGCCGTAGCTACGGTCATGTCAAAGATTCGCGAGTTTAGAGGTAAACCTGTTCTCCGCATGGGAACGGGCAAAGTCGGACCCGTTGTGACTGACAATGGGAATTTTCTTTTGGATGTGTGGATGAAGAAAATCGAGGATCCAAAGGAGCTTGACACTAGGCTTAAGTGTGTTTCTGGCGTAGTTGAAACTGGATTGTTCATAGGCCTTGCTGACGTGGTGTACGTTGGAACACGTGACACAGTTAAACGGCTTGAAAAACACTGA
- a CDS encoding methyltransferase domain-containing protein, protein MPQLTLEQYLHTAKLTDLLRELNAENVSILVQEIGHFTEKEAERRDKIVLGYFGKEGIERIVDSIVTRLNSTPKLKPTAQILDMGAGSGFFTVKLASKVRKLMPHASFYAMDPTPAMLLALKKKKEHIIPFFGIAENIQGSTDMARKYATIPKRFDAVFSTLMLHHCPDINKVFKSVRQVLNKAGKAVIVDLCTHTFAEFRDEMGDVHLGFDSKQIEQATKKAFSKVKVEHLPGICCSSSGRSAELFVATLKA, encoded by the coding sequence ATGCCTCAGCTCACTCTTGAACAATACCTACACACAGCTAAACTGACTGATCTGTTGCGTGAACTAAATGCCGAAAACGTCAGCATTCTTGTTCAAGAGATCGGCCATTTTACCGAGAAAGAGGCTGAAAGAAGAGACAAAATCGTTCTAGGATACTTCGGCAAGGAAGGGATTGAAAGGATAGTGGACTCCATCGTAACTCGCCTAAACTCCACTCCAAAACTCAAGCCAACCGCCCAGATTCTGGACATGGGAGCTGGCTCAGGCTTCTTCACAGTAAAATTGGCTTCAAAAGTCAGGAAGCTTATGCCTCATGCCTCGTTCTACGCCATGGACCCCACACCTGCCATGCTATTGGCTCTAAAAAAGAAAAAAGAGCATATCATCCCATTTTTTGGAATAGCTGAAAACATCCAAGGAAGCACGGACATGGCTCGGAAATACGCGACAATTCCAAAGCGATTCGACGCTGTGTTCTCGACCCTTATGCTGCACCACTGCCCAGACATAAACAAGGTTTTCAAGAGTGTTCGGCAAGTCCTGAACAAGGCTGGAAAAGCTGTGATAGTTGACCTATGCACTCACACTTTCGCCGAATTCAGAGACGAGATGGGCGACGTCCACCTAGGTTTTGACTCTAAACAGATTGAGCAAGCAACCAAGAAAGCGTTTTCAAAAGTTAAGGTTGAGCACTTGCCTGGAATCTGCTGCTCGAGTTCAGGTCGCTCTGCTGAGTTGTTTGTCGCCACGTTGAAAGCGTGA
- a CDS encoding ABC transporter permease: MPSALVNIILKEVKEMVRDPRILLGMVLAPLLIFPLMGFMLRTSTEAMQESIRTVPIAVADFDEGPVARNLTDFLRSIPNVKVESIEARNMDEIAEAAQASNVTSVLIIPDGFSKNITEGEQGFLRVYGVFRGGGITESLTLTITQSLVDSFEQKLIHEIVQKEFSNPQTVLDPINVSENSIIKGKPADVNPSALFAFAQSQSLGLPLALFMLIILAMQLAATSVATEKEEKTLETLMSLPLSRFTLLMGKLAGSTVVAAIGAVTTVLGVIYYMGSFTFGAVAQQPIDLAAVGMAPSLLSYIILGLSVFVALLAALALAVVVSVFAEDVRGAQSLLGFVYTPLLIPMLVLMFADINTLPLGFRIFLLALPFTHPMLAARATITGDYFTAALGIGYVAIFTVVILFVAARLFATEKILTAKIRLGRKKPREE; this comes from the coding sequence TTGCCTAGCGCATTGGTCAACATAATCTTGAAAGAAGTCAAAGAGATGGTGCGCGACCCACGAATACTGCTAGGCATGGTTTTGGCTCCTCTTCTCATCTTCCCACTAATGGGGTTTATGCTGCGCACCTCAACCGAAGCCATGCAAGAAAGCATACGAACTGTGCCAATCGCAGTTGCAGACTTCGACGAAGGGCCTGTAGCCCGGAATTTGACAGACTTCTTGAGATCGATACCAAACGTGAAAGTTGAGTCTATTGAAGCGCGAAACATGGACGAGATTGCCGAAGCGGCTCAAGCATCGAATGTAACCTCAGTGCTGATCATCCCGGACGGCTTTAGCAAAAACATCACTGAAGGCGAGCAAGGCTTTTTGAGAGTCTACGGGGTCTTCAGAGGAGGCGGAATCACCGAGTCGCTCACTCTCACGATTACCCAGAGCTTGGTAGACTCATTTGAACAGAAACTGATACACGAAATTGTTCAGAAAGAGTTCTCCAACCCACAGACTGTCCTGGACCCCATCAATGTATCAGAAAACTCCATTATCAAAGGAAAACCAGCCGACGTGAACCCATCAGCTCTGTTCGCATTTGCTCAATCGCAGTCATTAGGATTGCCTCTAGCTCTGTTCATGTTAATCATCTTGGCCATGCAGTTGGCAGCAACATCGGTGGCAACCGAGAAAGAAGAAAAAACCTTGGAAACGCTGATGAGTTTGCCCCTGAGTCGCTTCACGTTGCTGATGGGGAAGCTTGCAGGATCAACGGTTGTTGCAGCAATCGGCGCTGTAACCACAGTTCTGGGCGTAATTTATTACATGGGTTCATTCACTTTCGGAGCAGTAGCACAGCAGCCCATCGACCTCGCCGCAGTTGGCATGGCACCTAGTCTTCTAAGCTATATTATTCTTGGGCTCTCGGTTTTCGTTGCACTGCTCGCAGCGCTGGCATTAGCTGTTGTGGTTTCAGTCTTCGCCGAAGATGTGCGTGGAGCTCAATCCTTGCTTGGCTTCGTGTACACCCCGCTGCTCATTCCCATGCTAGTGCTAATGTTTGCCGACATCAACACACTTCCTCTAGGATTCAGAATATTTCTGCTAGCGTTACCGTTCACGCACCCAATGTTGGCAGCTCGAGCAACCATAACAGGTGATTATTTCACTGCTGCCTTAGGCATTGGATACGTGGCTATATTCACAGTCGTGATACTCTTCGTAGCCGCTAGGCTGTTTGCCACAGAGAAGATATTGACCGCCAAGATTCGACTGGGCAGAAAGAAACCTAGAGAGGAGTAA
- a CDS encoding ABC transporter ATP-binding protein, with the protein MTNAVEASGLTKRLGDILALDSLTFRVEEGRIYGLIGPNGAGKTTALRIISTLILPTHGSARVFGRDVVHEASEVRKLITYLPEEAGAYKNLSGYEYLQFMGKFNSQSNDDLTRMVEDAAKISGLGDRLKDRVKTYSKGMKRRLLVARALMNKPKLAMLDEPTGGLDVLHAYHVREIIKRYSKEHKVTVLLSSHNMLEVEQLCDQVALVNKGKIIVEGSPSELKSKHKAANLEEVFVEVAGLA; encoded by the coding sequence ATGACTAACGCTGTCGAAGCCTCCGGCTTGACAAAACGCCTCGGAGACATCCTCGCACTAGACAGTTTGACATTCCGGGTTGAAGAAGGCAGAATATACGGGTTGATTGGACCAAACGGCGCAGGAAAAACAACTGCGCTCAGGATTATTTCGACGCTGATTTTGCCAACTCACGGCTCAGCACGAGTCTTTGGTCGAGACGTTGTTCACGAAGCTTCTGAAGTTCGAAAGCTCATTACTTATTTGCCTGAGGAGGCTGGTGCTTACAAGAACCTTTCAGGTTACGAGTACCTGCAGTTCATGGGCAAATTCAACAGTCAGAGCAATGATGATCTGACGCGAATGGTTGAAGATGCAGCTAAGATCTCAGGTCTCGGAGACAGGTTAAAGGATAGAGTGAAAACTTACAGCAAAGGCATGAAGCGACGACTACTCGTAGCACGTGCATTAATGAACAAACCCAAACTTGCCATGTTGGATGAGCCGACCGGCGGCTTGGACGTGTTACACGCTTACCACGTTCGAGAAATAATCAAACGATACTCCAAGGAGCACAAGGTCACAGTTCTGCTTTCCAGCCACAACATGCTCGAGGTTGAACAGCTCTGCGATCAAGTGGCACTGGTGAACAAGGGCAAAATCATTGTCGAAGGTTCGCCATCGGAGCTCAAATCTAAGCATAAGGCGGCGAATTTGGAGGAAGTGTTTGTGGAGGTGGCAGGTCTTGCCTAG
- a CDS encoding DUF1512 domain-containing protein, producing MISLPSLALQLGLPQDLAGWIFQFVFMAIFVVFMFYGQRIQMMIMVREVEGSLFKLKFMRDEARKTAITNIKEIGKLEGDPTGQIDRFLEYFAIPPVDLDPSGVIWRLEHMLDVRDVRFKDDVKLMAPKAVETEINNLEMMLEAALALNIIYRVIRHFYLLGKKTLSLYVIMQLQMVLPLIMREAEAYAAAQKAFMLGQPIGDGAGALVAAKLMQGYEKTKVEKDMILAQVPIEGRNAYVLKAEGPGGNVGKPGEAIKQVIEQNEGKISLAILIDAGLKLEGEKTGEVAEGIGAAIGGPEVDKYKVEEAALKHKVPVNAIIIREDIGDAVSPMRKEIVDAIDGAIERVKRLLLERTKPGDSVIIAGIGNTIGIGQ from the coding sequence TTGATATCGCTTCCATCATTAGCCCTCCAATTGGGGCTTCCTCAGGATCTCGCTGGCTGGATTTTTCAATTCGTATTCATGGCCATATTCGTAGTCTTCATGTTCTATGGACAGCGCATCCAAATGATGATCATGGTGCGCGAGGTCGAAGGCTCACTTTTCAAACTTAAATTCATGCGAGACGAAGCTCGAAAAACCGCCATAACCAACATCAAAGAGATAGGCAAACTTGAAGGAGATCCAACCGGGCAGATTGACAGATTCCTCGAATACTTCGCCATCCCGCCAGTAGACCTTGATCCTTCAGGCGTCATTTGGCGGCTTGAACACATGCTCGACGTCCGAGACGTTCGTTTCAAAGACGACGTGAAACTAATGGCGCCAAAAGCTGTTGAAACGGAGATCAACAACCTTGAAATGATGCTTGAAGCTGCACTCGCCTTGAACATCATCTACCGAGTAATTCGCCACTTCTATCTGCTGGGCAAGAAAACACTAAGCCTCTACGTCATAATGCAGCTCCAAATGGTTCTACCACTTATCATGCGCGAAGCAGAAGCCTACGCCGCCGCTCAAAAAGCCTTCATGCTCGGACAGCCAATAGGTGACGGTGCAGGCGCCCTAGTCGCCGCCAAGCTCATGCAAGGCTACGAAAAGACCAAAGTGGAAAAAGACATGATACTAGCTCAAGTGCCGATTGAAGGACGAAACGCCTATGTGCTAAAGGCTGAAGGCCCAGGCGGAAACGTAGGCAAACCAGGCGAAGCAATTAAACAAGTGATCGAGCAGAACGAGGGCAAGATCAGCCTAGCCATCCTCATCGACGCAGGCTTGAAGCTTGAAGGCGAAAAAACAGGCGAGGTCGCTGAAGGAATCGGCGCGGCTATCGGTGGTCCAGAAGTTGACAAATACAAGGTGGAAGAAGCAGCGCTGAAGCACAAGGTGCCAGTGAACGCAATAATAATCAGGGAAGATATAGGTGATGCGGTTTCCCCTATGAGAAAGGAAATCGTTGACGCTAT